A stretch of Treponema vincentii F0403 DNA encodes these proteins:
- a CDS encoding CPBP family intramembrane glutamic endopeptidase: MTKINKPLFAVLVIYILCFIFRFIEYFIIRTDQTFWGEAFLHKLLGIVVLFIAARLYNFKAQDIGFNKNRAVKYTLMGLLFGICIYVLAYSIEIVIAVSNKNFQSLQLYVSSYSVDKNIGNQTSLLFFVICIIGNIINVIMEEGIFRGLFTKMLEKNHTFFVSVLITSVLFGLWHFIGPVRNYFDGSSSIEGMYVNIILLVTASGFIGFKFALLTKLTGSIYMAMGDHFVNNTIINIFHIVSSTGCDELIFLRIAIAQSVSFIIVLFVYLHKKDCR; the protein is encoded by the coding sequence ATGACGAAAATCAATAAACCCTTATTTGCCGTTCTTGTGATTTATATATTGTGCTTTATATTCCGATTTATAGAGTATTTTATTATTCGTACGGATCAAACATTTTGGGGAGAGGCATTTTTACACAAACTTTTGGGGATAGTTGTTTTATTCATAGCAGCTAGATTATATAACTTTAAAGCGCAAGATATCGGATTTAATAAAAATAGAGCTGTAAAATATACATTGATGGGATTGCTGTTTGGAATTTGTATATATGTATTAGCTTATAGTATAGAGATTGTTATAGCTGTTTCAAATAAAAATTTTCAATCATTACAATTATATGTCAGTTCTTATTCTGTAGATAAAAATATAGGAAATCAAACTTCACTACTCTTTTTTGTAATTTGTATTATCGGGAATATCATTAATGTGATTATGGAAGAAGGGATATTCAGAGGCCTGTTTACAAAAATGCTTGAGAAAAATCATACATTTTTTGTATCTGTGCTTATTACTTCTGTTTTGTTTGGATTATGGCATTTTATCGGACCTGTAAGAAACTATTTTGACGGCAGCAGCAGTATTGAAGGTATGTATGTAAATATTATTCTGTTGGTTACTGCGTCCGGATTTATCGGATTTAAATTTGCTTTATTAACAAAATTGACCGGCTCTATTTATATGGCAATGGGTGATCACTTTGTAAATAATACAATCATTAATATTTTTCATATTGTTTCTTCTACGGGGTGTGATGAATTGATATTTTTAAGAATTGCAATTGCCCAATCCGTGTCGTTTATAATTGTTCTATTTGTCTATCTGCATAAAAAAGATTGTAGGTAG
- a CDS encoding SPFH domain-containing protein — protein MGLITAALSAVGGGLADQWLEVVEADDMGEGIVLAKGVPVRTDRRNRNTKGSGDVISNGSIIHVNQNQFMMLVDGGKIIDYTAEPGYFKVDNSSAPSLFSGSFGEALKETFSRFKFGGTTPMKQEVFYVNLQEIKGIKFGTPNPLQYFDNFYNAELFLRAFGNYSIKITDPIKFFKEACPRNATHVHIDEINEQYLTEFLEALQAAISQMSMDGERISFIPSKGTLLSKHMSQILDDSWKELRGMEVLAVGIASITYDDSSKELINMRNKGAMLGDPSIREGYVQGSIARGMEAAGSNQAGAGMAFMGMGMGMNAGGNFMGQASQTNMQQMQMQQAAQQQATQQHSAVAGQSAPGKAAGEWFCTECGHKNTGKFCAECGAPKPAGNTCPSCGAELKAGAKFCSECGSKL, from the coding sequence ATGGGATTGATAACGGCGGCGCTCAGCGCGGTAGGCGGCGGTTTAGCGGATCAATGGCTTGAGGTCGTTGAAGCGGATGATATGGGCGAAGGTATCGTGCTGGCTAAAGGGGTGCCGGTACGAACCGATAGGCGCAACAGGAATACGAAAGGTTCAGGCGATGTTATTTCCAACGGGTCGATTATCCATGTGAATCAAAATCAGTTTATGATGTTGGTAGACGGCGGAAAGATTATCGATTACACGGCGGAACCGGGATATTTTAAGGTTGATAACAGCTCGGCGCCGTCCCTTTTCAGCGGCAGCTTCGGTGAAGCATTAAAGGAAACGTTCAGCCGCTTTAAATTCGGCGGTACGACACCGATGAAGCAGGAAGTTTTCTACGTCAATCTACAGGAAATTAAGGGCATTAAATTCGGTACGCCCAATCCGCTGCAATATTTCGATAATTTCTACAATGCGGAGCTTTTTTTGCGGGCGTTCGGAAACTACTCCATCAAGATAACAGATCCCATCAAATTCTTTAAAGAAGCATGTCCCCGGAACGCAACCCACGTGCATATCGACGAGATAAACGAGCAATACCTAACCGAATTTTTAGAGGCGCTGCAAGCGGCGATCAGTCAGATGTCGATGGACGGGGAGCGGATTTCGTTTATTCCTTCAAAAGGAACGCTCCTCAGTAAGCACATGTCGCAAATCCTCGATGATTCTTGGAAAGAGCTGCGGGGTATGGAGGTGCTGGCGGTCGGTATCGCGAGCATCACGTATGACGACAGCTCTAAAGAACTGATCAACATGAGGAACAAAGGGGCAATGCTCGGCGATCCTTCCATCCGCGAAGGGTATGTGCAAGGCTCGATTGCGCGGGGGATGGAAGCTGCGGGCTCCAACCAAGCGGGAGCCGGTATGGCGTTTATGGGCATGGGAATGGGCATGAATGCGGGTGGAAACTTTATGGGACAGGCAAGCCAGACCAATATGCAGCAGATGCAAATGCAGCAGGCGGCGCAACAACAAGCGACTCAGCAGCATTCTGCGGTAGCGGGGCAATCCGCTCCGGGAAAAGCGGCAGGTGAATGGTTCTGCACCGAGTGCGGCCATAAGAATACCGGTAAGTTCTGCGCGGAATGCGGCGCCCCGAAGCCTGCAGGAAATACCTGCCCCTCATGCGGCGCCGAACTCAAAGCCGGAGCCAAATTCTGCTCCGAATGCGGTTCAAAACTCTAA
- a CDS encoding helix-turn-helix domain-containing protein produces the protein MSDFFDNLMTGLNEAVAIERGELKGRKTVYEIQPIKKYNNIEIKHIRNSVGMTQVLFANYMGVSLKTVEAWEKGTNRPTGTACRLISMLENKTFETLPFVKKIATA, from the coding sequence ATGAGTGATTTTTTTGATAATCTAATGACCGGCTTAAATGAAGCGGTTGCTATTGAACGAGGTGAGTTAAAAGGCCGTAAAACCGTGTATGAAATTCAACCTATAAAAAAATATAATAATATTGAAATAAAACACATAAGAAATTCCGTTGGGATGACACAGGTTTTGTTTGCAAATTACATGGGTGTGTCACTTAAGACGGTAGAAGCATGGGAAAAAGGAACAAATCGTCCAACCGGTACGGCTTGCCGTTTAATCAGTATGCTGGAAAATAAAACATTTGAAACACTGCCTTTTGTAAAAAAAATAGCAACTGCGTAA
- a CDS encoding DUF4349 domain-containing protein, with the protein MKRHCIFQLFFILLAGITLCSSCAKNAAEQKALARTSFAQRTEAAKNILSEEEAAADTAYMEDNALADMQPSGSDVILERQLIKEGSINFETSDITETRQHIETLVQKYKAYISQEDERTTASRIYQDITVRIPKTHFDSFLSELSGDIKKFDNKSVTVQDVTEEFVDITARLSVKKETEQGYLRLLNQAKTIKDILDIQNELQDIRSDIESIEGRLRYLKNSVNFSTLHISMYQQIEAASEAGAFFMPVWDAIKGGVQAFAAVCIALLYGWVFIALGIAAMLIILRLRKRRRKAG; encoded by the coding sequence ATGAAACGTCATTGTATTTTCCAATTATTTTTTATACTGCTTGCAGGAATAACGCTCTGCAGTTCCTGTGCAAAGAATGCTGCAGAACAGAAAGCATTGGCACGTACAAGTTTTGCACAACGTACGGAAGCTGCAAAAAATATCTTATCCGAAGAAGAAGCGGCGGCAGATACCGCCTATATGGAAGACAATGCCTTAGCCGATATGCAGCCCTCGGGTTCCGATGTCATACTCGAACGGCAGCTGATAAAAGAAGGCTCGATCAATTTTGAAACGTCAGACATAACGGAAACCCGTCAGCATATCGAAACGCTCGTACAAAAATACAAAGCCTATATCAGTCAAGAAGACGAACGGACTACTGCTTCGCGAATCTATCAGGATATTACCGTTAGAATACCCAAGACGCACTTTGATTCATTTTTGTCGGAACTGTCCGGTGATATTAAAAAATTTGATAACAAGTCCGTTACCGTGCAGGACGTTACGGAAGAATTCGTCGATATTACAGCACGCCTTTCCGTAAAAAAAGAAACGGAACAAGGATATCTGCGGCTTTTGAATCAAGCAAAGACAATAAAAGATATCCTCGATATTCAAAATGAGCTACAGGATATACGGTCGGATATAGAATCGATAGAAGGCAGACTGCGGTATCTGAAAAATTCCGTTAATTTCAGCACGCTGCATATCAGCATGTACCAACAGATAGAAGCCGCATCGGAAGCAGGCGCATTCTTTATGCCGGTATGGGATGCAATAAAAGGCGGAGTACAGGCCTTTGCCGCAGTCTGTATCGCACTGTTGTACGGCTGGGTATTTATCGCGTTGGGAATAGCCGCAATGCTTATCATACTGCGTTTGAGGAAACGGCGGCGGAAGGCAGGGTAA
- a CDS encoding IS3 family transposase, whose translation MHHRTADKQFSARMLCAVLPVSESGFYKWKRNRKKVKAWQKLLAQMHKILDEDEENKNYGVRRMQIALEQRGIKRSLSTVRRAMARGNLLHEDRKSPDGLTKADKKAMRPQNIIKQDFSAQEPLRKLLTDITQIPCKDGKLYVSPLFDCYNGEIISLAMDTNMKKELCIKTITEAYKNFDIPSGAIIHSDCGSQYTSDEYKKTLGQLHAVQSMSGVGKCWDNARMESWFATLKKEKIYQLDTTKLTVEEVKTIVWRYTFAYYNTKRITTVNPDGLPPLVYRKTAAKKSAA comes from the coding sequence ATCCACCACCGTACTGCTGACAAGCAATTTTCAGCACGGATGCTGTGCGCTGTTCTTCCGGTCAGCGAAAGCGGTTTTTATAAATGGAAGAGAAACAGGAAAAAAGTGAAAGCATGGCAGAAACTGCTCGCTCAAATGCATAAAATTCTCGATGAGGATGAAGAAAACAAGAACTATGGGGTGAGGCGTATGCAGATAGCACTTGAACAACGGGGCATTAAGCGTTCATTGTCGACGGTAAGACGCGCGATGGCACGAGGAAATCTGCTGCATGAAGACAGAAAAAGCCCTGACGGTCTTACAAAAGCCGACAAAAAGGCGATGAGACCGCAGAATATCATCAAACAAGACTTTAGTGCACAAGAGCCTTTGAGAAAATTGCTGACGGATATAACTCAGATACCATGCAAAGATGGAAAGCTGTACGTATCACCTCTTTTTGACTGCTATAATGGGGAGATCATTTCTCTTGCAATGGACACAAACATGAAAAAGGAACTATGTATAAAAACGATAACGGAGGCATACAAGAATTTTGATATACCAAGTGGAGCGATAATTCACAGCGATTGCGGAAGCCAGTATACAAGCGATGAGTACAAAAAGACGCTCGGACAGCTGCATGCGGTGCAGAGTATGAGTGGAGTTGGGAAATGCTGGGATAATGCCCGGATGGAAAGCTGGTTTGCAACGCTGAAAAAGGAAAAGATCTATCAGCTTGATACAACAAAACTGACCGTGGAGGAGGTCAAGACAATCGTCTGGAGATACACGTTTGCTTATTACAACACGAAACGTATCACGACAGTAAATCCCGATGGCTTACCTCCACTGGTATACAGGAAAACAGCAGCTAAAAAAAGTGCTGCTTAA
- a CDS encoding alanyl-tRNA editing protein, with amino-acid sequence MENFNALYYQKPYIKEFDATVTACLKTERGYEIELSDTAFYPEGGGQPGDRGSLIAEGQPEKTVRISDTQFAGERIVHIADGELTVGTKVQGVLDWVNRCDNMQGHSGEHILTGILAQTYGYENVGFHMGESFITIDFSGPLTDEQVLDAEQRANEIVRANLPIQESFPNTEELKTMQYRSKKELSGTVRIITIPGLDACACCGTHVTATGEIGLIKILNFTNRKKGVRLEVLCGRKAVLAYQQETAQVRAISRCLSAKPSEVQDAVEKLNAEKGKLQQQLHEMTEKYLKQKAESAADVENAPLYFEDNLSIEYLRSFCNLLLATGKMHTCAALSAVAVEPEGLQPTAYNYVIVSNAIDLKPHIKTLNQQLNGRGGGSSSAIQGTYFAGKEIIEETLTGLLSRARG; translated from the coding sequence ATGGAAAACTTTAATGCACTGTATTATCAAAAACCGTATATCAAAGAATTCGATGCAACGGTAACTGCTTGTTTAAAAACCGAGAGAGGGTATGAGATAGAACTGTCGGATACGGCATTTTATCCCGAAGGGGGCGGACAGCCCGGCGACAGGGGCAGCCTTATTGCGGAAGGACAACCTGAGAAGACTGTCCGAATATCGGATACGCAATTTGCAGGTGAACGCATCGTGCATATTGCCGACGGAGAACTTACCGTGGGAACAAAGGTTCAGGGAGTATTGGACTGGGTAAACCGCTGCGACAATATGCAAGGACATTCGGGCGAGCATATCCTTACCGGCATCCTCGCGCAAACCTACGGGTACGAAAACGTCGGTTTCCACATGGGCGAAAGTTTTATCACCATCGACTTTAGCGGTCCGTTGACTGACGAGCAGGTACTCGATGCGGAACAGCGTGCCAATGAAATTGTCCGTGCAAATCTTCCAATTCAAGAAAGCTTTCCGAATACGGAAGAACTCAAGACAATGCAGTACCGCAGCAAGAAAGAACTTTCGGGTACCGTACGCATTATCACCATTCCGGGACTTGATGCATGCGCCTGCTGCGGCACACATGTTACAGCAACGGGCGAGATCGGTTTGATTAAAATTCTCAACTTTACGAACCGCAAAAAGGGAGTCCGTTTGGAAGTGCTCTGCGGCAGAAAGGCGGTTCTTGCATATCAACAAGAAACGGCACAAGTACGGGCTATCTCCCGCTGCTTATCGGCAAAGCCATCCGAAGTGCAGGATGCGGTGGAAAAATTAAATGCCGAAAAAGGAAAACTCCAGCAGCAACTCCATGAAATGACCGAAAAATATCTAAAGCAGAAAGCGGAGTCGGCGGCAGATGTTGAGAACGCACCTCTTTATTTTGAAGATAATCTCAGTATCGAATATCTGCGCTCGTTCTGCAATCTGCTTTTAGCGACAGGAAAAATGCACACTTGCGCAGCATTATCAGCGGTTGCCGTTGAACCGGAAGGACTACAACCGACAGCATACAATTACGTCATCGTCAGCAATGCCATCGATTTAAAACCGCACATAAAAACATTAAACCAACAGCTCAACGGCCGCGGCGGCGGAAGCAGTTCTGCCATTCAAGGAACGTATTTTGCGGGGAAGGAAATTATTGAGGAAACGCTTACCGGCTTGTTGAGCAGGGCACGAGGATAG
- a CDS encoding type II toxin-antitoxin system RelE/ParE family toxin, with product MRREFIETPSFTKRWFALGFNDDDLAELQQFLIKNPEAGDVMIGTGGLKKIRFAFQGRGKSGSARVCYVDFATFAKTYLIQVFSKEEKTNLTDTEKNAVKKAIGVLKTEAARNWRKEHE from the coding sequence ATGAGAAGAGAATTTATAGAAACGCCATCGTTCACAAAAAGGTGGTTTGCACTTGGATTTAATGATGATGATTTGGCTGAATTGCAGCAATTCCTTATCAAAAATCCGGAGGCAGGCGATGTGATGATTGGAACAGGCGGTTTGAAAAAAATTCGATTTGCTTTTCAGGGTAGAGGCAAAAGCGGAAGTGCCAGAGTTTGCTATGTTGATTTTGCAACTTTTGCAAAAACTTATCTGATTCAGGTATTTTCAAAGGAAGAAAAAACGAATCTAACCGATACGGAAAAGAATGCAGTAAAAAAAGCTATCGGTGTTTTAAAAACAGAAGCTGCAAGGAACTGGAGGAAAGAGCATGAGTGA
- a CDS encoding S66 family peptidase: MTVKKIAIISLSRGLLGEPFIKHAEELGFRRLRAYGIEVVTTANACKGIDFLQSHPEARAQDLLDAFSDPSIDMILCAIGGEDTYKLLPYLFEHDELRKAVQHSKKIFLGFSDTTMNHFMLHNVGVNTFYGQSFVADICELEDEMLPYSKKYFEELITTGTIKEIRPSDMWYGERTAFDESQIGVKRMRHRNNGFELLQGKSVFSGKILGGCIETMYDMFDNTRHSDSPALCRRYNLFPSIDDWNGKILLLESSEERTKPELYQKMLQALNTTGIFEVINGILVGKPMDEVYYKDYKRLLISEINKPDLPIVYNVNIGHATPRCIIPLGVEATVDADEQVIRFA; the protein is encoded by the coding sequence ATGACGGTAAAAAAGATAGCGATCATTAGTCTTTCACGGGGCTTGCTCGGTGAGCCGTTTATTAAGCACGCGGAAGAATTGGGCTTTAGGCGTTTACGTGCGTATGGGATAGAAGTCGTTACTACTGCAAATGCCTGTAAAGGGATTGATTTTCTTCAAAGTCATCCCGAAGCCCGTGCGCAGGATTTATTGGATGCTTTCTCCGATCCGTCTATTGATATGATTCTGTGCGCAATCGGCGGAGAGGACACATACAAGCTGCTGCCGTATTTATTTGAGCATGATGAATTACGGAAGGCGGTACAGCATAGCAAAAAGATTTTCCTCGGATTCTCCGATACAACGATGAATCATTTTATGCTGCATAACGTCGGCGTGAACACTTTTTACGGTCAGTCGTTTGTGGCGGATATCTGCGAACTTGAAGATGAAATGCTGCCATATTCAAAAAAGTATTTTGAAGAATTGATTACAACCGGCACAATAAAAGAAATCCGCCCGAGCGATATGTGGTATGGCGAGCGTACCGCATTTGATGAATCACAGATCGGTGTAAAAAGAATGCGGCACCGGAACAATGGATTTGAATTATTACAAGGGAAGTCCGTATTCTCCGGTAAAATACTCGGAGGCTGTATTGAAACAATGTATGATATGTTTGACAACACCCGCCATAGTGACAGCCCTGCTTTGTGCCGCCGGTATAATCTCTTTCCGAGCATTGACGATTGGAACGGTAAAATACTGCTTTTGGAATCGAGCGAAGAACGTACAAAACCTGAGCTCTATCAAAAGATGTTACAAGCCTTAAACACTACCGGCATTTTTGAAGTTATAAACGGTATCCTTGTCGGAAAACCGATGGACGAAGTATATTACAAAGACTACAAACGCCTTTTAATCAGCGAAATCAACAAACCGGATTTACCAATTGTGTACAACGTTAATATCGGACACGCAACACCGCGGTGTATTATTCCGCTCGGCGTTGAGGCAACAGTTGATGCGGATGAACAGGTTATACGGTTTGCGTAA
- a CDS encoding TPM domain-containing protein, producing MVMPVLTKRKTAALVAALFWCVLPFMLCADPSAAGESDGDAAEWNADATQDAAFIEADDDLLIAAEKYAGAPVADMAGILSRSEISGIAARLTDFSESVKTDAAVVLVPDTGIRTAEEYADDFFDYGGYGTGEDRDGILLLIVTGGESGGRREVYISTSGPRTIRTVTDSRVEDLLDALIDGGLAAGNSPAGIDAYIDELHAIIKSPEEAAAAKLKSSLLFALGTGVFVFLVSFLVLCKRYKIAGTKPYYNRAEQTTVHFDSTHDPLISTNTVSTVRPKNNNSGGSSGSSTHTSSSGRTHGGGGRSF from the coding sequence ATGGTAATGCCGGTACTGACAAAACGAAAAACCGCTGCACTCGTTGCGGCGCTTTTCTGGTGCGTGCTTCCCTTTATGCTCTGTGCCGATCCGTCCGCCGCGGGCGAATCGGATGGGGATGCAGCCGAATGGAATGCGGACGCTACGCAGGATGCAGCGTTTATCGAAGCGGATGATGACCTGTTAATTGCAGCAGAAAAATATGCCGGAGCACCGGTCGCCGATATGGCGGGGATACTCAGTCGGAGCGAAATAAGCGGCATTGCAGCGCGCCTCACGGACTTTTCCGAAAGCGTAAAAACGGATGCGGCGGTGGTACTCGTCCCGGACACAGGGATTAGGACGGCAGAAGAATACGCGGATGATTTCTTTGATTACGGCGGATACGGCACTGGAGAAGACCGCGACGGGATACTCTTGCTTATTGTAACCGGCGGGGAATCAGGCGGCAGAAGGGAGGTGTATATTTCCACATCAGGCCCGCGCACCATCCGTACCGTTACAGACTCTCGTGTCGAAGATTTGCTTGACGCACTCATCGACGGGGGATTGGCAGCCGGAAACTCCCCCGCCGGCATCGATGCGTATATCGATGAACTGCACGCAATCATCAAATCACCGGAAGAAGCAGCCGCTGCAAAGCTGAAAAGCAGCCTGCTATTTGCGCTCGGTACCGGTGTTTTTGTATTTTTAGTCAGCTTCTTGGTGTTATGCAAGCGCTATAAAATCGCCGGCACAAAACCGTATTACAATAGAGCTGAACAAACGACAGTACATTTCGATTCTACACATGACCCGCTTATCAGCACCAATACGGTCAGCACGGTGCGGCCTAAAAACAACAATTCAGGCGGCAGCTCCGGAAGCTCCACTCACACATCCTCAAGCGGACGTACACACGGCGGAGGCGGCAGGTCGTTTTAA
- a CDS encoding alpha/beta hydrolase, producing the protein MLAYNVACLAHGVSGVIVTTLLDNRLKPVRNYSAKNKLQARIALPLLRFIPKQIRHFKIPVKAVTNMNAIVNNDRVLSLLLQDKRGTGFSVHLGLLCSMMESIPAVEPEAFEIPLLLCHPEKDRWTPEWISRLFFDRIRSQKQLCTLKNAGPIEQPGITQLEEAVVSFIKKLSR; encoded by the coding sequence ATGCTCGCATACAATGTTGCCTGCTTGGCTCATGGTGTTTCCGGCGTTATCGTTACCACCCTGTTAGATAATCGCTTAAAGCCGGTGCGTAACTATTCGGCAAAAAACAAATTGCAGGCGCGTATCGCTTTGCCGCTTTTACGTTTTATACCGAAGCAGATAAGGCACTTTAAAATTCCGGTAAAGGCGGTAACGAATATGAATGCAATCGTCAATAACGACCGGGTACTTTCTTTGTTGCTGCAGGATAAAAGGGGAACAGGATTTTCCGTGCATCTTGGTTTGTTATGTTCGATGATGGAAAGCATTCCTGCCGTAGAGCCTGAAGCATTTGAAATTCCGCTTTTGCTTTGTCATCCTGAAAAAGATCGCTGGACACCCGAATGGATAAGCCGCCTCTTTTTTGATCGCATACGGAGTCAAAAACAACTATGCACGCTTAAAAACGCGGGGCCGATTGAACAGCCGGGTATTACACAGCTTGAAGAAGCCGTTGTGTCGTTTATAAAAAAATTATCGAGGTGA
- a CDS encoding histidine phosphatase family protein yields MSCIYFVRHCQSDHTKSSDEQLRPLTEKGLEDSHAVLHYLKDKNIDVFISSPYKRSYDTIAKAAEYYHLQIKTDERLRERKSGKNGNTFELFKKRWADKNYAEADGESLYSVQKRNIEALKEIIEIYRDKNIVIGTGIVNISAVPKYPKCI; encoded by the coding sequence ATGTCATGTATTTATTTTGTAAGGCATTGTCAATCAGATCATACGAAAAGCAGCGATGAACAACTTCGGCCTTTGACGGAAAAAGGACTTGAGGACTCCCACGCAGTGTTGCATTATCTTAAAGATAAAAACATTGATGTGTTTATTTCAAGTCCATATAAACGAAGCTATGACACGATCGCAAAAGCTGCCGAATATTATCATCTACAAATAAAAACCGATGAAAGATTGCGGGAACGGAAATCAGGCAAAAACGGGAATACTTTTGAACTGTTCAAAAAGCGATGGGCGGATAAAAATTATGCGGAAGCGGATGGAGAATCGCTTTATTCCGTGCAAAAAAGAAATATCGAAGCGCTTAAAGAAATAATAGAAATCTATCGGGATAAAAATATCGTAATAGGAACTGGAATAGTCAATATTAGTGCAGTGCCTAAATACCCCAAATGTATTTAA
- a CDS encoding alpha/beta fold hydrolase: MYTNDETWQKLQAFLPERNRISISCAPSEMFSTFGRTNIHLDVYNEHSNNGVTLVLFHGVGGNGRLLSFIAAPLAKRGYKVVCPDLPGYGYTEYEGIPSYKTWIETGVHIVRQELQRSKKILYWV; encoded by the coding sequence ATGTATACAAACGATGAAACATGGCAAAAACTTCAAGCGTTTTTGCCCGAACGCAACAGGATAAGCATTTCATGCGCTCCTTCCGAAATGTTCAGCACATTCGGCAGGACGAACATCCATCTCGACGTATACAACGAACATAGCAACAACGGTGTTACGCTCGTGCTGTTCCACGGTGTCGGCGGGAACGGCCGGCTCCTGTCGTTTATTGCAGCTCCTCTGGCAAAGCGCGGCTATAAGGTTGTCTGTCCGGATTTGCCGGGGTACGGCTATACCGAATACGAGGGCATACCGTCTTATAAAACATGGATCGAGACAGGCGTTCACATCGTACGACAGGAATTACAGCGCTCCAAAAAGATTTTGTACTGGGTTTGA
- a CDS encoding GNAT family N-acetyltransferase gives MVLRKYEAQDSKIICSWIKNAKQLYQWSADRIGRFPLSGNELNEYYSSRNGKQSIIPLCAIDGCSVIGHLFIRYPNKDDKTIVRFGFIILSPESRGKGSGKKMVELAIEYAKTVLHASKITLGVFTNNERARHCYESAGFQPTGKVITYMMPDGAWECIEMELNI, from the coding sequence ATGGTATTAAGAAAATATGAAGCGCAAGATTCCAAAATCATTTGCAGTTGGATTAAGAATGCAAAGCAACTTTATCAATGGTCTGCCGACAGAATAGGGCGGTTTCCGCTGAGCGGCAATGAGTTAAATGAATACTATAGTTCGAGGAACGGTAAACAGTCTATCATTCCTCTTTGCGCCATTGACGGATGCAGCGTAATCGGTCATTTATTTATCCGATACCCAAACAAAGACGATAAAACGATCGTGCGATTCGGTTTTATTATACTTTCGCCTGAAAGCAGGGGGAAGGGAAGCGGAAAGAAAATGGTAGAGCTTGCAATAGAATATGCAAAGACCGTTTTGCATGCTTCAAAAATAACATTGGGAGTGTTTACGAATAATGAGCGTGCACGGCATTGTTATGAATCCGCCGGTTTTCAACCAACAGGAAAAGTTATAACCTACATGATGCCGGATGGCGCATGGGAATGTATTGAAATGGAATTGAATATCTAA
- a CDS encoding transposase translates to MKRYDENFKIEALKLSDEIGVKKACEQLNVNYGTLAGWRKQRVKKNKEGKSTDADIQRENSRLKKEIAELKSANEILKDALGFFVQDRKK, encoded by the coding sequence ATGAAACGGTACGATGAGAACTTTAAAATCGAGGCATTGAAGCTGTCGGACGAGATCGGAGTGAAGAAGGCGTGTGAACAGCTTAATGTGAACTACGGAACATTAGCAGGCTGGAGAAAGCAGCGGGTAAAGAAAAACAAAGAAGGAAAAAGTACAGATGCTGATATTCAAAGAGAGAACAGCCGCCTCAAGAAAGAAATAGCCGAGCTTAAAAGTGCGAATGAGATACTCAAGGATGCACTCGGTTTTTTCGTTCAAGACCGGAAGAAATAG